From the genome of Longimicrobiaceae bacterium:
TCATCAACCGGCTGGACGACTCGATCATCTTCCACCCGCTCACCCGCGAGGAGATCGGGCAGATCATCCACAACCTCCTCGCCGACGTGGAGAAGCGTCTCCAGGAGGAGGAGCTCAAGCTGAAGCTCACCGACGAGGCGGTGAACTTCATGATCGAGCACGGGTACGACGAGAAGTTCGGCGCGCGTCCGATCAAGCGGGCGATCCAGCGCTACCTGGAGGACCCGCTCTCGGAGAAGATCCTCCTGGCGGAGTTCTCGCCCGGGGACGAGGTCGAGGTCTCGGTCGCCGAGGACGGGCAGTCGCTCGCGTTCAGAGTTCCCTCTTCATCCAAGACGTAATGTCTCGATTCGGCAGCCGGATGGGGAGGGTCGCGGTTCTCGCGGCCCTCCTCGGCATTACAGCGACGGGCGCGGCCGTTCCCTCCGCACGCGCCCAGGAACCGACCCCCACCGCACCTCCCGCGCAGCAGCCGGCTACCGTCCTCGACTCGGTCGAGGTCCGGGGCAACCAGCGCGTGGGTGAAGCGGCGATCCGCACCACCTCGGGGCTCCGCCCCGGGACGGTGCTGCGCGGGCCGGAGATCCAGACGGCGATCCGCCGCCTCATGGCGACGGGGAACTTCGAGTCGGTGGAGATCCTTTCGCGGGACACCCCCGGCCCAGGCGTGACGCTGGTGGTGCAGGTCAGCGAGCGTCCGCTCATCGCGCAGTACGAGTTCGAGGGGCTGCGCAGCGTGAGCGCGAGCACCGTGCGCGACACGGTGGGGCTGCGGCCCAACCAGCCGCTGAACCCGGCGCTGGTGGTCCGGACGGAGCAGATGATCCGCGAGCTCCTCGCCAAGCAGGGGCTCCAGGTCGCTTCCATCGACACGGCGCTGACCCCGGTGAGCTCGCCGGCGGGGGCCTACCGCCTGACGTTCAACGTCCGGGAGGGGAACCGGCTGGCGATCGCGGACATCGACTTCCAGGGGAACCAGGCGTTCTCGGACGACGCGCTCCAGGGCGCGATGCGCACGAAGGAGGAGGGGTTCTTCTGGTTCCGCTCCGGGCGCTTCGACCGGGAGACATTCCAGGCCGACCTGCGCGAGCGCCTGCCGTCGTTCTACGGCGCGCGGGGGTACATCGACTTCGCCGTGCTCTCCGACACGCTGGTGGTCGACCCGCAGACCGGGAAGGCACGCCTCGTGGTGGACGTCGCCGAGGGGCCGCAGTACCGCCTGGGCGAGTTCCGGGTGGAGGGGAACTCGCGCTTCCCCACCGACGAGGTGGCGCGGCTGTACATCGTCGAGCGCGGATCCGTGCTCGGCCTCCCCTTCGGTGGGGGCGGCCAGCGCGAAAAGGGCCAGGTCTTCAACCGGGCCGCCCTGGACGACGCCACGGGCGAGCTGCGGCGGATGTACAACAACGAGGGGTACCTGTACGCCCAGGTGGAGCCGATCATCCGCCGGGTGCCCGCCTCCGCCCCGGGCGAGTCGCCCACGGTGAACGTGGTCTGGGCCATCTCCGAGCAGCAGCCTTTCTACGTCCGCTCGGTGAACATCGAGGGGAACACCTTCACCCACGAGTCGGTGATCCGCGAGCGCCTGCTGGTGCTCCCGGGCGACGTGTACAACGAGGAGCGGCTGATCGCCAGCTACACCAGCATCGGCGCGCTCGGGTTCTTCGAGACCCCGCTCCCGACGCCGGACATCCGGCCTGACCCCGAGACGGGCGAGGTGGACATCACCTTCGTCGTCAAGGAGAAGCAGACGGGGCAGATCAGCTTCGGCACCATGATCGGCGGGAGCTACGCCGGGCGCGGCGGCGGCTTCTCGGGCTACCTGAGCTACGCGCAGCCCAACCTCTTCGGGCAGGGGAAGCAGGCCAGCCTGCGCGGGGAGCTGGGCTACGGGCGGACCGCGCTGGAAGCGTCGTACACGGACCCGGCGGTGTTCGGGACCCGGAACTCCGCGAGCGCTTCCGTGTTCCACACCGGCGACCGCTACTTCACCTTCGGGAACGTGCGGCGCCTGCGGACCGGCGGCTCGCTGCAGGTGGGCCTCCCGGTGCCCGGGCTCTTCCGGACGCGGGCGTTCGTTGGGTACTCGCTGTCGCGGACGGGCTACTTCGGCCCGAACGACGAGGACTGCGCGCCCGAGTCCACGGAGATCGAGTGCCTTCCGGACGCGACGGCGAGCAGCCTATCGCTGGCGCTGACCCGCGACACCAAGAGCCACCCGCTCTTCCCGATCTCGGGGACGCGGCAGTCGCTGTCGGTGGCGCAGACGGGCGGGCCGCTCGGCGGCGACGGGAGCTTCCAGAAGGTTTCCACCGATCTGGAGTGGTGGGTGCCGGTCGCGCGGGTGGGCGGGTCCGCACCGGGGCAGCGGCCGATCCGGATGGCGCTGGGGCTGAATGCCCGCGCGGGGACGATCTTCGGCGACGCCTCGCTCTTCCCGTTCGAGCAGTTCTACGCGGGCGGGACGCGCCTGGGCCAGCCGCTCCGCGGCTACCCGGACGCCTCGATCAACGCCCTGGGCTTCGACGAGAGCTGCGGCGGGAGCAGCTTCCGGCTGGAATGCCTGGGGAACTCGTTCTTCACGGTGTCCGCGGAGTACGCGGTGCGGGTCACCGACCAGCTCTCCGTCTCGGCGTTCGGGGACGCGGGGAACGTCTGGCGGAGGGCGGAGCAGTTCAACCCGAATCGGCTCTTCCGCGGCGCCGGGTTCGGGGGAACGGTGGTGACCCCGTTCGGCCCGATCGGTCTGGACATCGCGTACGGCTTCGACAGGCCGGTGCCGGGCTGGGAGGTGCACTTCAAGTTCGGTCAGGGCTTCTGACACCAAACCACGGAGCGTTCGAATGAAGCGTTTTCTGTCCGCCAGCGGTCTCCTGGCACTCGCCCTCCTGGCCGGGGCGGTGCGCCCCGCCGAGGCGCAGGCACCGAAGTTCGGCTACGTGAACACGGACAAGATCCTGTCCGGGATCCCCGCGGCGGCGCAGGCGCTGCAGCAGCTCGAGGCCGCCGCCACGGCGTACCAGACTCGCGCGGACTCGCTGGGCCGGCAGTTCCAGGCCATGCAGCAGGCGTTCAGCAACCTCCCGGTGACCGCCACCGCGGAGCGCCGCCAGCAGGAGCAGCAGCGCCTGCAGACGACCATGCAGCAGTACCAGCAGCAGCTTCAGCCGCTGCAGCAGGCGGCCGAGGAGAGGGAGCAGGCGCTCCAACTCCTCGTGCAGCCGTACGTGCGCCGCATCCCCGAGATCGTGGAGCAGATCCGCCGCGAGCAGAACTACTCGATGATCTTCAGCGTGGGGGAGAGCGGGCTGGTGGCGGCCGATCCGTCGCTGGACCTCAGCGACACGGTCCGGCAGCGGCTCCTCGCTTCTCCGGCCCCGGCGGCGCCGGCGCAGCAGCCGCCCGCACGCCGTCCGTAGTCCGGGCTTCGCCCGTTCCCTGTGCCTGCGGTCCCTCCCGGGGCCGCAGGCACGTTCTGTTTCCTGCCGTAAGATCATGCCGGAGCTGACCGTTTCCGAGATCGCGGAGTTGGTGGGTGGAGAGGTGCAGGGCGACCCCGCGCGGCCGATCCGCGGGGTGGCGGCGCTGGACGCCGCCGGGCCGGAGCACCTTTCGTTCGTTGCCAACCCCCGGTACCTCCCGTATCTTGATGCCTCTTCGGCCGGGGCGGTGCTGGTGGCGCGCGGGCTGGACTGCACGCCCCCGGCGGGGACCGCGGAGATCCGCGTGGACGATCCTCACGCGGCGCTTGCCGCGGTGCTCCCGCTGCTCTACCCCGAGATCCCCGAGCCACCGGGTGTCCACCCCACCGCCGTGGTCGGCGAGGGGGCGGAGGTCGGAGAGGGCGCGAGCGTGGGGGCGTACGCCGTGGTCGGGCGGGGGGTCCGGATCGGGCCGCGCGCGCGGATCGGCGCGCAGGCGGTGGTCGGGGACGGGTGCGTGGTGGGCGCGGATTCGGTCCTCCATCCGCACGTGACGCTCTACCGCGGGGTGACGCTGGGCGAGCGCTGCATCGTCCACTCGGGGACGCGGCTGGGGGCCGACGGCTTCGGCTACGCGTTCGTGGAAGGCGCGCATCGCAAGGTCCCCCAGGTGGGGGGGTGCCGCATCGAGGACGACGTGGAGATCGGCGCCAACTGCACCATCGACCGCGGCTCGGTGGGCGACACGGTGGTGGGGCGGGGCACCAAGATCGACAACCTGGTGATGATCGGCCACAACTGCCGCATCGGGCGGCACGTGATCGTGGTCTCGCAGGTGGGGATCTCCGGGAGCACCACGGTGGGCGACTACGCGGTGCTCGGCGGGCAGGCGGGGGTGCAGGGGCACATCTCCATCGGGGCCGGAGCCCGGGTGGGCGGGCAGGCCGGGGTGATCGGCGACGTGCCGGCCGGGGAGACGGTCTCGGGCTACCCGGCGCGGCCGCACCGCGAGGCGATGCGCGTGAGCGCGCACCTCTTCCGGCTGCCGGAGCTGGTGAAGCAGGTCCGCCGCCTGGAGCGGGCGGTGTTCGGAAAAGCAGAGGGAACCCAAACCGACTGACTGACAACCCGCCGCGCGGCGGTCTTCGAAACGGATGAGCACGCCGAGACAGAACACGATCGGGGCCCCGCGGGAGGCCGAGGGAACGGGCCTGCACACCGGCGTGCGGGCCCGCCTGCGCCTCCTCCCGGCCCCGGTGAACACCGGGATCGTCTTCCGCCGCACGGACCTGCCGGGCTCGCCCGAGGTGCCGGCGCTGGTCGGCAACGTGGTCGACACGGACCACGGCACCACCATCGCCGCCGGGGAGGCCCGCGTCCACACGGTGGAGCACCTCCTTTCCGCCGTGGTGGCGCTGGGGATCGACAACCTGCTGGTGGAGCTGGACGCGCACGAGCCGCCGGCCGGCGACGGGAGCGCGAAGCTCTTCCTGGATCTCCTGGCCGACGCCGGGATCGAGGAGCAGGATGCGCCGGCGCGGATCCTCTCCGTCGACGAAGCGTTCTCGGTGGAGGAGAAGGGCTCCACCTACGTGGTGGCGCCCTCGCCGGACTACCGGGTCTCCACCACGATCGAGTTCGAGCATCCGCTGATCGGCCGGCAGTTCGGCTCCTTCCGGGTCTCTCCGGAGAGCTTCGGCCGCGAGGTCGGCCCGGCGCGCACCTTCTGCTACGAGCGGGACGTGGCGGCGCTCCGCGAGCGGGGGCTGGCACAGGGCGGCACGGTGGAGAACGCCGTGGTCCTCACCGAGACGGGGCTGGTGGAGGGGATGGAGCTTCGCTTCCCGGACGAGTTCGTTCGCCACAAGGCGCTGGACGTGGTGGGCGACCTGGCGCTGGTCGGCGCCCGCCTGGCCGCGCACGTGGTGGCGGAGCGGCCGGGCCACCGCGGGAACGTGGCGCTGGCGCGGGAGCTGGTCGCCCGGCGCGAGAAGAAGGCGCTCGCCCGGCCGATCCTGAACATCGAGCAGATCATGCAGTACCTGCCGCACCGCTACCCCTTCCTCCTGGTGGACCGGGTGGTGGAGTTCGAGGAGCGGAAGCGCATCGTGGGGCTCAAGAACGTGACCATCAACGAGCCCTTCTTCCAGGGCCACTTCCCGGGCCGGCCGGTGATGCCCGGGGTGCTGATCATCGAAGCGATGGCGCAGGTGGGCGGGCTCCTGGTGCTGGAGAACGTGGAGAACCTGGAGGACAAGGTCATCTACTTCCTCGGGGTGGACAACGTCCGCTGGCGCCGGCCCGTCACCCCGGGCGACCAGCTCCGGTTCGAGGTGGAGCTGACCCAGGTGCGCGGGGCCACGGTGAAGATGCGCGGCGTGGGCACCGTGGACGGCCAGCTCGCCGCCGAGGCGGACATGATGGCGCGCGTGGTGGAGCGGTAGCGAGGGATGGCGACCTTGACCGAAGCGCAGATCCACCCCACCGCGATCGTGGACCCGGCCGCGGAGCTGGGCGAGGGCGTGTCGGTGGGCCCGTACAGCATCATCGGCCCGGAGGCCAGGATCGGGCCGGGAACGCAGGTGGGCCCGCACGTCCTGATCGAGGGCGACACCACCGTGGGCGCGGAGTGCGTGCTCCACAAGGGCGCGGTGCTGGGGACTGCTCCGCAGGACCTGAAGTACCGCGGCGAGCCGACCCGCCTGGTGGTGGGCGACCGCACCCACGTGCGCGAGTACGCCACGCTCAACCGCGGGACCGCGGCGAGCGGGGTGACGTCGGTGGGGAGCGACTGCCTGCTGATGTCGTACGTCCACGTGGCGCACGACTGCCGCATAGGGAACCACGTGATCCTCTCCAACGCCGTGAACATGGCGGGGCACGTGGCCATCGAGGACTGGGTGATCGTGGGCGGGATGACGCCGATCCACCAGTTCGTCCGCATCGGGCAGCATGCCTTCGTGGGCGGGCAGTCGCGGATCGCCAAGGACGTGCCCCCGTACGTGAAGGCGGCGGGGATCCCCCTGCAGCTCTACGGCCTGAACTCCGTGGGGCTGCAGCGGCGCGGCTTCCCGGAGGAGGTGCGCCGGGAGCTGAAGCGGGCGTACCGGCTCTTCTTCGCTTCCGCGCACAACACGACGCAGGCGCTCGCCCGTGCGCGCGAGGAGCTCCGGGAGATCCCGGAGGTGGAGAACTTCCTGGCCTTCTTCGAGCGGAGCGAGCGGGGGGTGTCGGTGTGAACGGCTCCGCGCTCCCCGTGGGGGTGGTGGGGGTCGGCTCGCTGGGCTTCCACCATGCGCGAATCCTGCGGGACGTCCCGGGGGCACGGCTCGCCGGGGTGTACGACGTGGACGAGGCGCGCGCCGCGAGGGTGGCGGAGGAGCTCGGCGTCCGCGCCTTCGCGGCGCTGGAGGAGCTGCTGGCCGGAGTGGAGGCGGCGGTGGTCGCGGTTCCCACCACGCGCCACGCGGAGGTCGCCCTGGCGGCGCTGGAGCGCGGGGTGCACCTGCTGATCGAGAAGCCGATCGCCTCCACGCTGGAAGAGGCGGACCGGATCGTCGGCGCGGCGGAGGCCGCGGGAGTGCTGGTGGCGACCGGGCACGTGGAGCGCTTCAACGGGGCGCTGCGCGCCTGCGAGGAGCACCTGGAGGGGCCCCGCTTCGTGGAGTCGCACCGGCTGGCGCCCTTCAACCCGCGCGGGACCGACGTGGCGGTGGTGCTGGACCTGATGATCCACGACATCGACCTCGTCCTGGGGCTGGTGGGGCGCGAGGTGGAGGAAGTGCACGCCATCGGGGTGCCGGTGCTCACCGGGAGCACCGACATCGCCAACGCGCGCATGGGCTTCGAGGGTGGCGCCGTGGCGAACATCACCGCGTCGCGCGTGTCGCTGGAGCGGATGCGGAAGATCCGCTTCTTCCAGAGTTCGGGGTACATGTCGCTGGACCTGGCGGCGGGGACGGGGGAATTCCTGCGGCTGAGGAAGGGCGCGCGCCTCCCCGAGGGGGAGGTCGGCCCCGCGGCGCTGCTGGGGCTGGTGGACCGCGTGGAGCTGCGCGGAGACGGCAACGAGCCGCTCCGCGCGGAGCTGGAGTCGTGGGTGCGCGCGGTCCGCGGCGAGGGGCCGCTGGTGGTGAGCGGGCACGACGGGCGGCGGGCGCTCGCGGTGGCGCTGGACATCCTGGGACGGATCGAGCACAATGGTGCCTCCTGGCAGCCGGCCTAGACGGCGCCGGGCGAACGTGCAGGGCGGGACTCCGCCGCCGTCCCCGACGCGTCTCCTGATCCTCCTGGTGGTCGTGGTGGCCGCGATCTGGTTCCTCCTTTCACGGTTGCCGGGTTGAGCGGCAGACGGCCCACCCTCTTCATCGCGGCGGGCGAGCCCTCCGGCGACCTCCACGGCGCCGGGCTCGCCCGCGCTCTGCGTGCGCGCCTCCCCGACGCCCGGCTGCTGGGGCTGGGCGGCTCGCGGATGGCCGCCGAGGGGGTGGAGCTCCTCGCGGGCGTCGAGGAGCTGGCGGTGATGGGCTTCGTGGAGGTCCTGCGCCACCTCCCCTTCTTCATCGGCCTCCGGCGCCGGGTGTTCTCCGCGCTGGAGCGCGAGGGGGTGGACCTGGTGGTCCCCATCGACTATCCCG
Proteins encoded in this window:
- a CDS encoding bifunctional UDP-3-O-[3-hydroxymyristoyl] N-acetylglucosamine deacetylase/3-hydroxyacyl-ACP dehydratase; translated protein: MSTPRQNTIGAPREAEGTGLHTGVRARLRLLPAPVNTGIVFRRTDLPGSPEVPALVGNVVDTDHGTTIAAGEARVHTVEHLLSAVVALGIDNLLVELDAHEPPAGDGSAKLFLDLLADAGIEEQDAPARILSVDEAFSVEEKGSTYVVAPSPDYRVSTTIEFEHPLIGRQFGSFRVSPESFGREVGPARTFCYERDVAALRERGLAQGGTVENAVVLTETGLVEGMELRFPDEFVRHKALDVVGDLALVGARLAAHVVAERPGHRGNVALARELVARREKKALARPILNIEQIMQYLPHRYPFLLVDRVVEFEERKRIVGLKNVTINEPFFQGHFPGRPVMPGVLIIEAMAQVGGLLVLENVENLEDKVIYFLGVDNVRWRRPVTPGDQLRFEVELTQVRGATVKMRGVGTVDGQLAAEADMMARVVER
- the bamA gene encoding outer membrane protein assembly factor BamA is translated as MGRVAVLAALLGITATGAAVPSARAQEPTPTAPPAQQPATVLDSVEVRGNQRVGEAAIRTTSGLRPGTVLRGPEIQTAIRRLMATGNFESVEILSRDTPGPGVTLVVQVSERPLIAQYEFEGLRSVSASTVRDTVGLRPNQPLNPALVVRTEQMIRELLAKQGLQVASIDTALTPVSSPAGAYRLTFNVREGNRLAIADIDFQGNQAFSDDALQGAMRTKEEGFFWFRSGRFDRETFQADLRERLPSFYGARGYIDFAVLSDTLVVDPQTGKARLVVDVAEGPQYRLGEFRVEGNSRFPTDEVARLYIVERGSVLGLPFGGGGQREKGQVFNRAALDDATGELRRMYNNEGYLYAQVEPIIRRVPASAPGESPTVNVVWAISEQQPFYVRSVNIEGNTFTHESVIRERLLVLPGDVYNEERLIASYTSIGALGFFETPLPTPDIRPDPETGEVDITFVVKEKQTGQISFGTMIGGSYAGRGGGFSGYLSYAQPNLFGQGKQASLRGELGYGRTALEASYTDPAVFGTRNSASASVFHTGDRYFTFGNVRRLRTGGSLQVGLPVPGLFRTRAFVGYSLSRTGYFGPNDEDCAPESTEIECLPDATASSLSLALTRDTKSHPLFPISGTRQSLSVAQTGGPLGGDGSFQKVSTDLEWWVPVARVGGSAPGQRPIRMALGLNARAGTIFGDASLFPFEQFYAGGTRLGQPLRGYPDASINALGFDESCGGSSFRLECLGNSFFTVSAEYAVRVTDQLSVSAFGDAGNVWRRAEQFNPNRLFRGAGFGGTVVTPFGPIGLDIAYGFDRPVPGWEVHFKFGQGF
- the lpxD gene encoding UDP-3-O-(3-hydroxymyristoyl)glucosamine N-acyltransferase, with the translated sequence MPELTVSEIAELVGGEVQGDPARPIRGVAALDAAGPEHLSFVANPRYLPYLDASSAGAVLVARGLDCTPPAGTAEIRVDDPHAALAAVLPLLYPEIPEPPGVHPTAVVGEGAEVGEGASVGAYAVVGRGVRIGPRARIGAQAVVGDGCVVGADSVLHPHVTLYRGVTLGERCIVHSGTRLGADGFGYAFVEGAHRKVPQVGGCRIEDDVEIGANCTIDRGSVGDTVVGRGTKIDNLVMIGHNCRIGRHVIVVSQVGISGSTTVGDYAVLGGQAGVQGHISIGAGARVGGQAGVIGDVPAGETVSGYPARPHREAMRVSAHLFRLPELVKQVRRLERAVFGKAEGTQTD
- a CDS encoding OmpH family outer membrane protein — protein: MKRFLSASGLLALALLAGAVRPAEAQAPKFGYVNTDKILSGIPAAAQALQQLEAAATAYQTRADSLGRQFQAMQQAFSNLPVTATAERRQQEQQRLQTTMQQYQQQLQPLQQAAEEREQALQLLVQPYVRRIPEIVEQIRREQNYSMIFSVGESGLVAADPSLDLSDTVRQRLLASPAPAAPAQQPPARRP
- the lpxA gene encoding acyl-ACP--UDP-N-acetylglucosamine O-acyltransferase, which translates into the protein MATLTEAQIHPTAIVDPAAELGEGVSVGPYSIIGPEARIGPGTQVGPHVLIEGDTTVGAECVLHKGAVLGTAPQDLKYRGEPTRLVVGDRTHVREYATLNRGTAASGVTSVGSDCLLMSYVHVAHDCRIGNHVILSNAVNMAGHVAIEDWVIVGGMTPIHQFVRIGQHAFVGGQSRIAKDVPPYVKAAGIPLQLYGLNSVGLQRRGFPEEVRRELKRAYRLFFASAHNTTQALARAREELREIPEVENFLAFFERSERGVSV
- a CDS encoding Gfo/Idh/MocA family oxidoreductase; the protein is MNGSALPVGVVGVGSLGFHHARILRDVPGARLAGVYDVDEARAARVAEELGVRAFAALEELLAGVEAAVVAVPTTRHAEVALAALERGVHLLIEKPIASTLEEADRIVGAAEAAGVLVATGHVERFNGALRACEEHLEGPRFVESHRLAPFNPRGTDVAVVLDLMIHDIDLVLGLVGREVEEVHAIGVPVLTGSTDIANARMGFEGGAVANITASRVSLERMRKIRFFQSSGYMSLDLAAGTGEFLRLRKGARLPEGEVGPAALLGLVDRVELRGDGNEPLRAELESWVRAVRGEGPLVVSGHDGRRALAVALDILGRIEHNGASWQPA